From Estrella lausannensis, one genomic window encodes:
- a CDS encoding CesT family type III secretion system chaperone, giving the protein MLAGELGAILEELGRELRIPNLAPDEHETCLIRLESGIRVQVELLKGGEYLLIASDLGELPPGRYRIDLFEAALKTNGSDEGGPGTLGFSKRTNHLLLFEKLFLQGLSGMKVADMIGPFSQKAKIWKEAIERGAIPQIGSSSTASSGRGIFGLRP; this is encoded by the coding sequence ATGCTTGCCGGAGAACTTGGAGCCATTTTGGAAGAGCTGGGACGGGAGCTCCGCATCCCGAACCTCGCGCCGGATGAACACGAGACCTGTCTGATCAGGCTGGAGAGCGGCATCAGGGTGCAAGTGGAGCTTTTGAAGGGCGGAGAGTATCTTTTGATTGCCTCCGATCTGGGCGAACTCCCACCCGGAAGATACAGAATCGACCTCTTTGAAGCGGCACTGAAAACCAATGGCAGCGACGAGGGAGGACCTGGAACACTGGGGTTCTCCAAAAGAACAAACCATCTATTGCTCTTCGAAAAGCTCTTTCTTCAGGGCTTAAGCGGGATGAAAGTGGCTGACATGATCGGCCCTTTTTCTCAAAAAGCCAAAATCTGGAAGGAAGCAATTGAACGGGGAGCCATTCCCCAGATCGGCAGCAGTTCAACCGCCTCATCCGGCCGAGGAATTTTTGGCCTGCGCCCCTGA
- the sctW gene encoding type III secretion system gatekeeper subunit SctW, with amino-acid sequence MGFDRTSGYEHRDVTLAAMQDIQKDVAQELKAERETAKEAVQKEHEEMGGELRQQLKGHRKERKDLFGQIKTHLVEKPDKKQENEMAGKKAAAFEKKNPELKGKTLMLLREQIGNNMSREEILKKVEDFYQDPALADEAMEFLEQTTDGELQEKCKDAKQQLNDKHGREIAAGRNIGELSRQTEGLGTPTTLRQLYKDITGNPREPNTLFEELSEQYTYKDLQKVIKFLFHALGTDMKSKGPSIPRGQLHRLLSETRTLQAILGVYRFFKGRMNLMEKLFAKEGLKMPQKLSFELMSKQFMKLVSERYPSSEKILKQMDKYGVEKWIIGKIIVLSQMRDGIREVAMNQIYKSLQHRDELQNAIIEALEDLEDEWEEYEEEEDEDREDEWEEEEEEEDEKKNQGKGKTPPSQAPRR; translated from the coding sequence ATGGGTTTCGATAGAACTTCAGGCTATGAACACAGGGACGTCACGCTTGCGGCCATGCAAGACATCCAAAAGGATGTCGCTCAAGAGCTCAAAGCCGAGAGGGAGACCGCCAAGGAAGCCGTGCAGAAAGAGCACGAGGAGATGGGCGGCGAGCTCCGGCAGCAACTCAAAGGGCACCGAAAAGAGAGAAAGGATCTATTCGGCCAAATCAAAACACACCTCGTCGAGAAACCCGACAAAAAGCAAGAGAACGAGATGGCCGGCAAGAAAGCCGCTGCCTTCGAAAAAAAGAACCCTGAACTTAAGGGCAAGACGCTCATGCTGCTTCGCGAGCAGATTGGCAACAATATGTCGCGGGAAGAGATCTTAAAGAAAGTTGAAGACTTCTACCAAGATCCGGCGCTCGCTGACGAGGCGATGGAATTTCTGGAGCAAACCACAGACGGGGAGCTGCAGGAAAAGTGCAAAGACGCCAAACAGCAGCTTAACGATAAGCACGGCCGCGAGATCGCCGCAGGACGCAATATTGGGGAACTCTCCAGGCAAACCGAGGGCCTCGGCACGCCGACAACGCTCAGACAGCTCTACAAAGACATCACAGGCAACCCACGCGAACCCAACACCCTCTTTGAAGAGCTATCGGAGCAATATACCTATAAAGACCTGCAGAAAGTAATCAAGTTTCTCTTCCATGCGCTGGGAACAGACATGAAATCCAAAGGCCCGTCGATCCCGAGGGGGCAGCTGCACCGTCTACTCTCGGAGACAAGGACTCTACAGGCAATCTTAGGAGTTTACCGTTTCTTCAAGGGGCGCATGAACCTGATGGAAAAACTGTTTGCGAAAGAAGGTCTTAAGATGCCGCAGAAGCTCTCCTTTGAGCTGATGTCCAAACAGTTCATGAAACTTGTCAGCGAGCGATACCCCTCTTCCGAAAAAATTCTTAAACAGATGGATAAATACGGCGTTGAGAAATGGATCATCGGTAAAATCATTGTCTTGAGTCAGATGAGGGACGGTATTCGCGAGGTGGCGATGAATCAAATCTATAAGTCGCTGCAGCACCGCGACGAGCTGCAAAACGCTATCATCGAAGCACTGGAAGACTTAGAAGACGAGTGGGAGGAGTACGAGGAGGAAGAAGACGAAGACCGCGAAGACGAGTGGGAAGAAGAGGAAGAGGAAGAAGACGAAAAGAAAAATCAGGGCAAAGGCAAAACGCCCCCTTCCCAAGCGCCACGCCGCTAA
- the sctV gene encoding type III secretion system export apparatus subunit SctV, with protein sequence MKKVLDGIAARLAGEGGAITKSADVALAIIIICILGMIILPINPHIIDFLLAVNLAISVSLLMVAMYIPSALHLSIFPSLLLITTLYRLGLNIASTRQILLHAYAGELIEQFGQFVIGGNFVVGGIIFLIITLVNFIVITKGAERVAEVAARFTLDAMPGKQMSIDADMRAGILDANQAREKRLVIQKESQLYGAMDGAMKFVKGDAIAGIVITLINVIGGIVIGMTMMGMDAMSSVNKFSILSIGDGLISQIPALLISISAGIVTTRVTSDKGDTALGAEISGQLFKQPKALMLSASFLVGMAAVPGFPAAPFLLLAAGLGLISYALWTEEQAQAEGGTSTGLSSGGSTISSSKGGAAAPKTTKKTSVPEHQAITGGGVDNYALTLPVILECGAALSDEIREAQKVKGSSFVDVMIPKMRQALYADLGVRFPGVHVRTDSPILQQDEYSIHLNEVPIIRGKVLKGHVLTNENEENLSRYNLAFVTYKNSLGLPSLWVEDKNIELLDNAGIKYWQSLEVMILHLSYFFRHYANEFVGIQEVKSMLEFMEKSFPDLVKEVTRLIPLQKMTDIFKRLIQEQISIKDLRTILEALSEWAQTEKDTVLLTEYVRSSLKRYISYKYSQGQSVLSVYILDPEIEDMVRGAIKQTSAGSYLALDPDSVQLILQGVRNTVAPPPPGGQPPVILTAIDVRRFVRKLIEMEFTDISVVSYQEIIPEIRIQPLGRIQIA encoded by the coding sequence ATCAAGAAGGTACTCGACGGCATTGCGGCAAGGCTAGCAGGCGAAGGAGGCGCGATCACCAAAAGCGCCGACGTGGCCTTGGCTATCATCATCATTTGCATCCTCGGCATGATCATCTTGCCGATCAACCCCCACATTATAGACTTCTTGCTGGCTGTCAACTTAGCGATCTCCGTTTCGCTTCTGATGGTCGCGATGTACATTCCCTCAGCCCTCCACCTGTCGATCTTTCCCTCGCTCTTGCTGATTACAACGCTTTACCGTCTTGGCCTTAACATCGCCTCCACCCGTCAGATCCTCCTGCACGCCTACGCCGGAGAGTTGATCGAGCAGTTCGGCCAATTCGTCATCGGGGGAAACTTCGTCGTCGGGGGTATCATCTTCTTGATCATCACCTTGGTTAACTTCATCGTTATCACGAAAGGTGCCGAACGTGTCGCCGAGGTCGCCGCGAGATTTACACTGGACGCCATGCCCGGTAAACAGATGAGTATCGATGCTGACATGAGGGCAGGCATACTCGATGCCAACCAGGCACGGGAAAAAAGGCTTGTCATCCAGAAAGAGAGCCAACTGTACGGTGCTATGGATGGTGCGATGAAGTTCGTCAAAGGGGATGCCATCGCAGGTATCGTCATCACTTTGATCAACGTTATCGGCGGTATCGTCATCGGGATGACCATGATGGGCATGGACGCCATGTCGTCAGTCAACAAATTCTCCATTTTGTCAATAGGTGACGGTCTGATCTCGCAGATCCCAGCGCTGTTGATCTCCATTTCGGCCGGTATCGTAACGACCAGGGTCACCTCAGACAAGGGCGACACGGCGCTCGGTGCCGAGATTTCCGGACAGTTGTTCAAACAGCCCAAAGCTCTAATGCTTTCTGCAAGCTTTCTTGTCGGTATGGCCGCTGTGCCAGGCTTCCCGGCAGCCCCCTTCCTCCTTCTGGCAGCGGGTCTTGGCCTGATTTCCTATGCACTGTGGACTGAAGAGCAGGCTCAGGCAGAAGGCGGCACCTCCACTGGACTTAGCTCCGGCGGCAGCACCATCTCCTCGTCGAAGGGGGGAGCGGCAGCGCCCAAGACGACTAAAAAGACGAGCGTTCCCGAGCACCAGGCGATCACGGGCGGCGGGGTTGATAACTATGCCCTAACGCTGCCGGTTATCCTGGAGTGCGGTGCGGCCCTCTCCGATGAGATCCGCGAAGCGCAAAAGGTCAAAGGATCAAGCTTCGTCGACGTGATGATCCCCAAAATGCGGCAGGCGCTTTATGCCGACCTTGGCGTCAGGTTCCCTGGCGTCCACGTCAGAACCGACTCGCCGATTCTTCAGCAAGATGAGTATTCCATCCACTTGAACGAGGTGCCGATCATCCGCGGTAAAGTGCTGAAAGGCCACGTTTTAACGAACGAAAACGAAGAGAACCTATCGCGCTACAACTTAGCTTTCGTGACCTATAAAAACTCTCTTGGCCTCCCCTCTCTTTGGGTTGAGGACAAGAACATCGAACTTTTGGATAACGCCGGCATCAAATACTGGCAGTCGCTTGAGGTGATGATTCTGCACCTTTCTTACTTCTTCAGGCACTATGCCAACGAATTTGTCGGTATCCAGGAAGTGAAATCGATGCTGGAGTTTATGGAAAAATCCTTCCCTGATCTGGTCAAGGAAGTGACGAGACTGATTCCGCTGCAGAAAATGACCGACATTTTCAAACGTCTTATTCAGGAGCAGATCTCGATCAAGGACTTAAGGACGATTCTTGAGGCGCTGAGTGAGTGGGCGCAAACTGAAAAAGATACGGTTTTGCTCACCGAGTATGTCCGCTCGTCGCTGAAGCGCTACATCAGCTATAAATACTCTCAGGGCCAGTCTGTGCTATCGGTGTACATCCTGGATCCTGAAATTGAAGATATGGTAAGAGGAGCGATCAAGCAGACCTCGGCCGGTTCCTATCTTGCGTTGGACCCCGACTCTGTACAGCTTATTCTCCAAGGAGTGCGCAACACCGTGGCGCCGCCCCCTCCGGGAGGGCAGCCTCCTGTTATCCTGACGGCGATTGACGTCAGGCGTTTCGTCAGGAAACTGATCGAAATGGAATTTACCGACATATCCGTAGTTTCCTATCAGGAGATCATTCCGGAGATTCGTATCCAGCCGCTAGGTAGGATACAGATCGCTTAA
- the sctU gene encoding type III secretion system export apparatus subunit SctU, which yields MGEKTEKASPKKLRDARKKGQVAKSQDLPSAFTFIASIWITMGMLGAIYTKISTFLTGIFDMVPRQNLEVYISNGFSEGFMIIFLCSIPVMFLVSIVGMTINFLSVGPVLALEAFKFDIKKFDPIQNLKSKFKVKTLFELVKSVFKITIASWLIYRVMMKSIPTLITTVNHQADVALWVYYNFLMDVVLQVGIFFIFVAVLDFVFQKRNFANEMKMEKFELKQEYKNTEGDPHIKGERKKIAQEIAYSEGPGGGVKGASAVVTNPTHLAIALGYQREIDPAPFIVAMGEGILAERMIEIAKKNDVPVVRNIGLAHKLWEDGDLYEFVPEDTYEAVAEIIRWVQKLQNDPENAGNYVAE from the coding sequence ATGGGAGAAAAAACAGAAAAGGCGAGTCCTAAAAAACTAAGGGATGCCAGAAAAAAGGGACAAGTCGCCAAGTCGCAAGACCTTCCCTCCGCTTTTACCTTTATTGCCTCCATCTGGATCACGATGGGCATGCTGGGTGCTATCTACACCAAGATAAGTACCTTTCTTACAGGCATCTTCGACATGGTTCCCCGCCAAAACCTGGAAGTCTATATTTCCAACGGATTTTCCGAAGGCTTCATGATCATCTTCCTCTGTTCCATTCCGGTCATGTTCTTAGTGTCCATTGTGGGCATGACCATCAATTTCCTTTCAGTTGGCCCGGTTCTTGCTTTAGAAGCTTTCAAGTTTGATATTAAAAAATTCGACCCGATCCAGAATTTGAAATCAAAGTTTAAGGTAAAGACCCTGTTCGAGCTGGTAAAGTCGGTCTTCAAGATCACAATCGCTTCCTGGCTGATTTACCGGGTGATGATGAAGTCGATACCGACGTTGATCACAACAGTCAACCACCAAGCGGACGTCGCCCTATGGGTCTACTACAACTTTCTAATGGACGTGGTCTTGCAGGTGGGTATCTTTTTCATCTTCGTGGCGGTTCTCGACTTTGTATTCCAAAAGAGAAACTTCGCCAATGAGATGAAAATGGAAAAATTTGAGCTGAAACAGGAGTATAAAAACACAGAAGGCGACCCTCACATCAAGGGAGAGCGAAAGAAGATCGCCCAGGAAATCGCGTACTCGGAAGGCCCGGGGGGCGGCGTCAAGGGTGCGAGCGCTGTTGTCACCAACCCGACACACCTCGCAATCGCTTTGGGATACCAACGGGAGATCGACCCGGCGCCCTTTATTGTAGCGATGGGTGAAGGAATACTTGCTGAACGCATGATCGAGATCGCCAAGAAAAACGATGTTCCTGTTGTGCGAAATATCGGTCTTGCTCATAAACTGTGGGAGGATGGGGATCTATACGAGTTCGTCCCCGAAGACACTTACGAAGCCGTAGCCGAAATTATCCGCTGGGTGCAAAAACTGCAGAACGACCCCGAAAACGCTGGGAATTATGTAGCCGAATAG
- the ychF gene encoding redox-regulated ATPase YchF, with product MPGLSCGIVGLPNVGKSTLFNFLTSNIAPASNYPFCTIDPNVGIVELVDPRLETLSALSGSKKIIYATVQFVDIAGLVAGASKGEGLGNKFLANIRETDAILHMVRCFESDEIIHVSGGVDPVRDIEVINLELILSDLQMCQNILPKLEKQAKGKKDMEAAVLVLKQAEEHLNESKPLRSLKLDEAGDKILKSYSFLTKKPILYVANVSDDALPSYDNPYVRQVREYAAKEGSPVVPICAKIEEEISQLPKEERKEFLESLGLDESGLNKLVRASFELLGLITYITTGEIETRAWTIRKGTSAQAAAGEIHSDIEKGFIRAEVVGYDDMVSCKGRVGAREAGKARSEGKEYIVQDGDVILFMHN from the coding sequence ATGCCAGGCCTTTCATGCGGAATTGTCGGTCTTCCCAATGTCGGAAAATCGACCCTTTTTAATTTCTTAACATCAAACATTGCCCCTGCCTCCAACTATCCATTTTGCACAATTGATCCCAATGTCGGCATTGTGGAACTGGTGGATCCGAGGCTGGAAACTCTCTCCGCCCTCTCAGGCAGCAAGAAGATCATCTACGCGACAGTGCAGTTCGTTGATATTGCAGGCCTTGTGGCCGGAGCGTCCAAAGGTGAGGGGCTCGGCAACAAATTCCTGGCCAACATCCGCGAGACTGATGCCATATTGCACATGGTGCGCTGCTTTGAGTCGGATGAGATCATCCACGTTTCCGGCGGTGTCGATCCCGTCCGTGATATCGAAGTGATCAACTTAGAGCTCATCTTGTCTGACTTGCAGATGTGTCAAAATATACTGCCCAAGCTTGAAAAGCAGGCGAAGGGCAAAAAAGACATGGAAGCGGCAGTCTTGGTGCTCAAGCAGGCAGAGGAACATCTTAACGAGAGCAAGCCGCTCAGAAGTTTGAAGCTGGACGAGGCGGGCGACAAGATTTTGAAAAGTTATTCTTTCCTTACGAAGAAGCCTATTCTTTATGTCGCCAACGTATCGGATGATGCTCTTCCAAGCTATGACAACCCGTATGTCAGGCAAGTGCGGGAGTATGCCGCGAAAGAGGGGAGCCCAGTCGTGCCTATCTGCGCCAAGATCGAAGAGGAAATCTCGCAGTTGCCCAAAGAGGAAAGGAAAGAGTTTCTGGAAAGCTTGGGACTCGATGAGTCGGGCCTTAACAAGTTAGTCAGAGCCTCCTTTGAGCTCTTGGGACTGATCACCTACATTACGACCGGAGAGATCGAGACCAGAGCTTGGACCATCCGGAAAGGCACTTCAGCGCAAGCGGCCGCAGGCGAGATCCACTCCGACATCGAAAAGGGATTCATCCGCGCAGAGGTCGTCGGCTACGATGATATGGTCTCTTGTAAGGGAAGAGTGGGAGCTCGGGAAGCCGGAAAGGCACGCAGCGAAGGGAAGGAGTATATTGTCCAAGATGGCGATGTCATTCTCTTCATGCACAATTAA